A window of Nicotiana sylvestris chromosome 8, ASM39365v2, whole genome shotgun sequence genomic DNA:
GGATTAAATTTGAGACGACTTTATCCCATGTTTGGTTGGGATAAAATCATGGTATAACTAATCCCGATTCCCGGGATTAGTTATCCCGCAATTGTAGTGACTTTTATCCCTATGAGAGGGTGGAATAACTAATTCCGGGATAATTAATCATGCGATAACTTGtttcccaaccaaacgaccccttatagACTTATACGCTGTTATGGATCACAAATTTTGTATGTCATGCTGCAGTTGTTAGTAGATATAAAATAGTGGCATTTACTCTATGGAACTTGACTTTCTTTTAGTCGACCTTTTACTTTGGTTTCGGTAGCATTTCCATGTTAATTATCAATTTAGCATTATTTCTGAAATGATTGTTGTAAACCTAGTAATAAATTGTTCAACATCACTGCTTTGTGAATGACGTTAGGGTAGACATCGTGAAGTTAATCAATTTAACAGTTTATTGCTTGAATTCCATTTCCAGAGATTTTCATTCGGAGGATATATTCACATATATGGCGACGATAATGACTGTTGTGTTGGAAGAAAGTGAAGAAGTAACTATGGAACTGCTTACCCCACTGCTGGCTACTGTAAAAAAGCACAGCAAGGTTTTTCATGGTTTAATAGATGCACTTATTTTGTATTGTCGCATTTATTAAGTCCTTTTTAGTCTTGTGATATGGCTAAATGTTCTCAACTTTCAGGAGGTGACGCCCATTGCTAAGAAGTTGGTGAAGACAGTATTTGCAAATTGTGCACCCAAGCTCAAACCTTACCTGGCACAAGCAGTTGAATCATTAGACCTTTCTTTGGATGAGTACAGCAAATCCCTGACCTCTGTGTTGGAAGGGACTCATATAGCTGTTGAGCTTGGCAATGACAGTTCCTTAAGAGACCAATTGGTAAACTTAATTTTCATTGTTAAGTTATGCTGCCTTTTTAAGATTTTGATGCTCTATTGCCCCTGTAAAATAAAATTTTCAGTTTTCAAATCCGAACTCCTGTAGTAGCAATGTTCAGATGATATCTACTAAATTGTAGCGGCATAACTGACAGGCACAGATCAAGTAAATGACCATAAAATAACTTGGTACAGTGAGGGCTACTGTTAACAGCATATTTGAATATGAAATAAGAAtgcaaaaaaaatttctttctaaAAAGTTTTATGATGTTTTGCAAAAGGGAGAAGGTAGAGCTAAAATCACATAAAATGATTGTTATCTCAAAAGACCTGCAATTTCTTGGGCTCCACACAAATTTAGCGAAATGCAGGACAGAATAAAGGCTAAAGACCCATAGAAGTGACACCAACTAGTGGAGATTAAGGTTTAGTCATATGCGCTGTGCTGACGTCAGGCAAAGTGTTGCTGGTATCTATTTAGTTTGTTTAAAGATTGTTAGTAGGAGGTGTAGGAAACCTCGATTGTTGGTAAACTCAATTTTTagacacaggaatgaaatgagtcGAAATAGAGCAAAATGGATTGTAAGGAATTTATGCTAACCCTAACTAGCTCGGAATTGAGGCAAAGTAGTTTTTGTTGTATTGTTATGATGTTTTGCCACAGCAATTTAACAAGGAAACCAATTTCTTAGTCTTGTCCAAAAGAGTTGGAAGTGTATAACTTTCTTGATGCGTCGTTGTGTAGATGATGTGATTAGATGCCAAATATATCTCGTAGTTCATATGTAAGTGCTGAAGTTCTAATGTTTTGCCAATTTTGTAGCTCTTTAGCAATGAGATTGATGATTGCTAAATATTAATGGTTCTGGGGAAGAGTGATTTCGGCAAATGTTTTGCATGTTGATTTCATAGTTGTTCAACATGTACTTGTTCTCAGTATGAGAATTTGAAGCCCCTTTTTACTGTCTGTGTGTGCCACAAGTGTGTAGTAGTTGATGTTGTTGGTTTGGACGCAATATTATCGcagtattttttattttcttatagtGAAGTAAGTTGTTTCATAATCTCATTACTGGCATCAAGTAGATGCAAAGAGTACAAAGGTAAATATGCTTGCTCCATTACGTGATGTTATAAATAGAATCTGGGAGCTAACCGAAAAACCAAAAAATCTGATGAAGGCCATGCTATTGCAGTCTCTCTTTGTGTGGCATCGGGTTGAAGGTTTCACTTTTTAAAAACTACTGACAATGTGATTGACCTTGCAATTCTCTCCTTATTTTAGTATTAAGTTTATATATTGATGTGTGTTCAAGGCTGCTGAGAGCAAGTTTTCTGGCCTTCCAGAGGGTGTTCATGCAACTCAGTTGTGCGATTGGATTTCTTatgttttgtgatttttccagGATATTTTTGTTATAAGTATTTTTATATCTTGTCTTGGAATGCACATTGTCTAAGGCTGCTGGGAGCAAAGTGGCTAGAATATCTTTGGACGAGGCAGGCCAGGCATGTTATCTGgatattatgattattatttgtttgtGTTTCCAAATCAATGAATTGGTTTGATGTCATCTATGGTCGTGCATATAAATGTGTTATTTCCAGAATGTGCTTCCAATGTGATTGTGTTGTTGGCTGGCTGTTATTTTAAGGTATTTATTTGGGAACTTCTTATTTGATTAGATGGCTGAGAGTGTCAGAGAAGAGTCATGCTCTGATGACGTTGACCATGCTGTTAATAAATCTTCAAAGTCCATCACAAGTAATGGTGTTAGTGAAAGAAACGGGGAATCTGCTGCTCAAACAGATTCTTTGATTAAGGTCGGGAATCATGATACTGGGGATCTGCAAGATGCTGCTGCTAAGATGACATCGAAGTCTGATTCTGATGATTCAATGGTTGAGAAGTCAATGAAATCAGAGTCTAGGTCAGCACAAGCTGCTAAGGAAAGTGCAAAGAAGGCAAACTCTTTAATAAACTCAGCTGAATCTTCTTTTCAAGCTCCTGACGACAATGAAAAAGAAGCCGATGGGCTTCCAGAATGCAGGAAAAATCAAAATAGCGATTCTGAAAGTTCCACTTCTGATGAACCAGCTTGTGAGGGATTCAACTCTTTGGAGAAGAAAATAGAAGCTAACCTTCAGCATTCTACGCCAAAAGAATCTGAGGGAGACGCTATAAATGTAGCTCCGACATCTCCAAGTCGGAGCCTTGCTGACGAGTGTGTCGGAAAAAAGGCTGGTCGTGGTCGgccaaagaagaaaaaaagctcGAATAAAAAACAGAGTGTGTCTAAGGAGGTATCTGAAGGTACAAAAAACTTAGAAGCAAAGCAGGTcagtcgcccttccaaggaagcCCCTTTAGAGCCTTCTCACGAGGAAAAAGAAGATGGCTCCTCCAGTGACGCGGAGGCAATAACGCCGAAGCAGTTGGGTAAGAAGAATGAACCGAGGGTTAAGAGTCAGAGCCAGGATGGCCCCTCTACGAAAAAGGACGATGGCAAAAAGCGTGCTCCTGCAAAAGCTAGGCTGGTAGTATGATTCCCTACAATATTCTTCTAAGGATGATGTCGCTTTAGTTTCTGGTTTCTCCCATTGCAGCTTCATCCCTTTCTAGACTTACCAAACGCTCTTCATGTTAGTCCCATCTATTTTGTTTCTTATTGGCGCTATctaattttgttcttttttttgggTAGGAGAGCACACCTTCACCGGATTCTCCTGATAAGCCTGCTAAAGATGAAGGTAACCAAGAGGAAATCACAAAGAGTGCAAAGAGAAAACAGTCGTCTGGTAAGGACAGGGTAAGTGCTTTACAATGTATATTTATGCTGCTTTATCCATCTTATCTGTTAGCTGTTCAGTGTCCAAATGCCACTGTACTTGTGAAAATAAATATCATGCTCAAAAATTTCTGCTTGATTTGACCGTCCCATTGGAATCTCCTTTTCGACATAGTTGCAGTATCTTGCTTGTCTTTTTCACTCTACTTATGACAGTCTATGCACCCCCCTTTAACCATGATATTGATATTTTAAACGTGCATATCCAGGATGAAGGTTGTCGGATGTGTAGTGAAATCTTCAAAAATTGGTTTATATTTGATTCATTTATCATCTAGAGAATGTATTGTGTGATTAATCAGTGACTTCTCTAGGAAGCTGATGTCTAATCAGTATATGCTGTTGTGCTACTTGTCAGGCAACAGAGGATGTGCAATATGATGAAAGCCTGGTTGGTTTAAAAGTTAAAGTTTGGTGGCCACATGATCGATCGTAAGTGTTTATCTTATTTCCTGTGTTACACTGTTGTCAACTTGTTTGCTCTACCTTTTTTCCCCCGCCCCCTTGGCCCTCAGAACTAATTGCTATAGTTCTTGAGCAATTTTTATCATATCGGGGTAACAGAAATTGCTGCGCAAATGTATGTTAGTTTTATTTGTACACTTTTAGCAATGTAAACTTGCTTTACTTTTGTTTGTAAACACATTCTGGGGTTTTTGCTGACCCTGCGCTGTTGTTACAGATTCTATGAAGGTGTTATTAGTGCCTTTGATTCTGGCAAAAGAAAGCACACTGTAAGTGCAGTTTATTTCCTGCTGCTATAGTAGATTTGTTCCCTTTGTTACTTGCAAAGTTTGACTGGTATTTTCATACTAGGTTTCATATGATGATGGAGAAATAGAAGTATTAAATCTCAGAAAGGAACGGTGGGAATTCATTCAAGGAGATGAAGTGTCTGAAGAGGTTTATTGCTGGCAGAATTTGATATTTGCTGGATTTACCTTATGCATTCTCTAATGCATTTGAATGCTGATCTGTTGGCAGGATCAAATCGCACGTCCAGATGTGTCATCAGTAGTGTAAGCATGCTATTTATTACTTATTCCTTTAGGCGCTACTGGTTGGTGTAGCGAGGACATTTTATCTCATAAACACCAAAACTGTTAATACAATGTTTGGTTGCTACTTTCTTTTCCTCATAAATAATACCTCCATAAGTTTATGTGAGAATTTGTGTATTATTCTATGCGACATAGAATATGGAATAACAATATGAATGTTTGTAATACATGGATTAGGCATCTACATATTATTTTAACCTATTTGTGGGGCATAGGCACTAATAACATTGATTGCCTCCTCCTATACAAGCCTTAATGCAACAATCCTATCCCCAGCTCGTTTTATCTCTATAACTTTATTTTTAAGTCCTGGTTCTACAGTAATTTCCAACCCATTCATATTTTTATCTATCGGCGCAATATCATAATTTATAACCCGTGTTATCTCTCTAGGCTTTTGCCATGCAATATTAACTCTCCTCCTTTTTAGGGTATCCACCAAATTCCATCGACTTCCCTGTCAAAGTGCATATGCTCCAGCTACCTACCTGAATTCGACTCTCTTGGACTAGCTTTTTACCCTTATCTGTCCATGATGCGAGAAGCCTTTCTTATTTTACAGCACATCCGGGCATTGATGAGGCGAAAGTAGCTTTTGTACTCATACCTGTCCATGAAGTGGGAACCCTTTCATACCCACATTCGGGCATGATGTAGGAACAATTGCTTATACTCCTTCACAGTCACATAGGTGCGATGTATGAGGATTATGAATTGACAAGTTTTACGCTGGCTGCCAGTCTACCTTAATGCTTCtcctttattattttttttgataaCCGTGGTATCCAGTTCAACTTGCGCATACGTCGGCTAATTCCATACAGTACCTGTAGCAGGTACTGGGTGACTTTGTCCACCAGGCTTGGAAGAAATCACGTAATGTTTTTgcctccgttgagatttgaacatGATGCCTCATGGCTCTCAACCTACATCATTGACCACTTGGCCACACCCTTGGGTGCTTAATCTCCCTCCTCCTTTATTTGGGCTTGGGACCAGCAATGTGAATTCATTTATATCCTTTTCTCCATTCTCTTTAGGAAGACAGAATAAGGAAGATCGTGTGTGATAAAAGTGCTCTAAGCATTCTGTTCACATCATCATGGACAATTTCCAAGGTATAGTGAAAGATTCCCATTGTAAAATCCATCAGGTTCCTGTACCTTTTTTCCTTCATAAGCCATCCCAAATCCATCAGGTTTTGGTACTTTATCTTCATAGCTTTTCAGTGATCTCCTTTTCAGAAAGTCTTCGCAAGATATCTTTTTAACACAAGTTAATGTTCTGAAATGAAATTTCATCCAATGTCAGTTGCAACTTTTTGTATCAGTTAACCATCACTTATAAAATTGTAATTACTCTTTCCTTAATTTCTTCATCTCCAGATATTCTCGTTCATATGTAATTACTGGATAAATTATATCTCCTATGAGCATAGACAATTTTATGAAAAAGATCTACTGTCATTTCCATCTTTCAACCATCTCACTGTCGACTTCCATCTCCAGCTTATTTCCTGTGTTCCTTGAATCCTCACTTTGTAGCTCCTGTTTTTGGTACATTATCTCTTCTTTCTCTAGCTCATATAATTCTTGAAGAACTTTGACAATATTATTTTCTGGTTTTCCAAGACCCCAAGTATTCTCCTATTTTGCTTCTTAAAATGTTCCTCAGTACTTTCAAATTGCTTGCCAATTTGTAATCTGGTCTTTCTAATCTTGAAATTGTCCCGCCATTGTCTGACAAATTCTTTAAAGCCCTCTTGTTTTAATCTGTGATATGTGTAGGTGTAGATTACCGTGGTGTGTCTAGAAATCGCTCTTCCCATTCAGTAAAAATTGGAATCTGTCAATATGTGATgcactaatttttttttatttttcttagaaAGATGTGATGCACTGAGTTTATTGCTGGATGTAATTTGAGTGCCAGTCACATTAAGTTAATATCATTAATGAAGTGCCAAAAGTTGAACATTCCCTGAAGGTCACCATCTTGACTACGTACATTGCAAGGCAAGTCTCACAAGATTGAAATCCACGGCTAATCACAAGTAAAAGAAGTCAATAGGTTTTATTGTATGCGTTATACTTTTCAACTTTAACTTTTGCCGGATGgcttttttttaatataaaatacTCATTAGTAAAATATTATGTTCCTCATCCTCGTGGTGCTTTTTCCTATGATTTTTTCCTGATAGATGATGCCCcactattttattatttttctcctTCTCTGCCTGTTACTTCATGGCGCACACACCATCATTGAACGAATTTGTTTTCATTGGACGGACTGAAAAAGCCTGACTTCCTGCTCTGATTTCCCATAATTTTCGTTGGTTGAATTGCTGGATTTTGAGGGCTATTGCATTGTGCTGCTTCCACAGCACAACTATATACACCTGTGATGGCATGTGACTTTGATTATTTGTAACATGTCACTTCTGTTAGTCTATGAGCAAAGCCAGGTGCTATGGCTGGATTGTGTGTATAAATAACCATTTTATGTGGTCTTCTGTTTCGGTGGTTGCAGTATAAGAGAAGTTTCTCTTAGTTTGAGACCCAAGTGGAGCGGGCTATGTTTAAATTGTCCATAACTATTTAGATGTCTTTTATTGTCTTATTATGTTTTTCTTGATTTAAGCCACAAAGTTATTGTATGAAGTGATGGGATGTGGAAATTAACATTGTAAGGAGGATCTAGTGTTACCTCTTTAAAGAAATCGAGGCTATCTTTTAAGTGATTGTGTGATTAACCTTTTCTTCTCAGCCATTTAAGGTATGGCGTGATTTATTGTTACTGAATCTAATTATTTGAACTTAagtagagttaaaggagttgTAATTCCATTTCCTGAAGTGGCTTCATTGAATTCTGTTGACTCCTGTGCTTTCATATGCCAGGCAAAAGAAAAAAGGTAGAACAATTGCTGAATCATCAGCGAAGCATGCCAAAGTGGAGGCTTCACCTAATAGGTTATCTTTTATATCTCAtccatttttttaaattttatgaaaTTGATAGGTATTGAAGCTAATGATTTCAGTTTTTGATCTGTTTCTTACAGTAATCTCAAAGGCAAGTCCACAAAATCTGGACTTAAATCCAGGAGTGAAGGTAAATCTGATGGGAGAAATGAGGATGATGAGCCTGGCAGTAAATCGAAGGCCCAACCTCGAAAGAGCACTGGTAAATCTGTTGACGACGCTGAAAAGGTATCTGGCAAATCTAATATTGGTAGTAGTACACCTAAATCCAAGTCTGAGCAAGAATCCTCATCAAAGACTGCCACCAAGTCCAAAGGTAAAACTCCTCAAAGTGGCAGCAAGCCTAATGCCAATGGCACGGGCAAGGCAAAGTCAAGTTCCTCAAAGGTGAAAGAAACATCGGACCGAAAAGAAAAGTTAACTGATCCAGTGAAAACACCTGAAAGCACAAAGGATAAATTATCTGTTGCATCAAAGGAACAAGTAAGTGAGACAAAAAGTGGAAAAAAGCGAGGCAGAGGGAAACGGTGAATATATGTGATGCGTCTTTAGGGGAGCTATTCGGTCTTGCCGTATGGTTGGTCTTGGGGGACTTGTTGCACAGCTCATTGAAGGGAGAGTATGCATGCCTTTCATGTTAATTGTTCTGTGATGACAGTTCAGGATCATGGCTTTGCAAATATTGTAGTAGCTTTGTAATTCTTTTGGTCTGTGAGTATCCCGAGGGTAGTTTTTCTCTCAATTTCACTGTAGTAGTAGATTGAAGTTACATTATTAGTTTCTCGTTTCTGGTTAGCAGTTTAGCTTCGGTCGTCGTGGCCTAGATCACTAAGGTATCATAAGCGTTACTGTATTTATGGGATGCAGTTTGAAGTTGCAACAGGTGAAGTTTCTAGTTAGCTATGTTGACGTCTTTTGGAGCTAGTTAGCTATGTTGACGTATCTCGGAGCTAGACAAAATGAGCCAAGTGACGAGCTTTTCCCTTCTATTCTAGAGGGTAGAATATTATTGTGGGAGTTTGGTTTCTTCTTCAACGATATGGTAATGGTTTTGACCAACTTTGACAATACCATTTGATGAGCCATAGGTAAGCAAAAAGCTCAAGCTAACTATATGGACTATAAAAATGCAACTACGTCTAGTCACAAGAGCAGAGTTAGTTTAAAGGGGTTCGATATAATTTTTTTGTCAAAAGATTAATCTATGCCTAtggtattattttttctttttttcttttaaatctcAAACTTGTTACTCTTGGCTTCGAGGCGCTGAGATGACTGCAGATTTTACTTTATTTATTGTCTTATGCTTAATTGCAGAATCATGCCTGTTATAAAAGAATACTCCATTGTTTGACACTAAAGCCAACTATGTTATCAGTCTGATTTCACACTTttcctctccccccccccccccccccacaaaaaaaaaaaaaagaagaagaaaaagaaaactagATAATAGATAatgtagtatttttttttttggtattgttATCATCTCACGTTACAAAGATTTGATTCTCCGAGCTGTACTTTCTCCACAAGAAAGATACTGCAATACCTATCCCTTTGTGAATTATTCTCCATTTAAGTCATTTCATGATAATTTTTTTCTCTCAAACAAAAGAAAGCATTGTATTTGTATATTCAATTAGAATATTTGAAAGAGGTTCTCGTTCTCTTGGAGGTTTTGTTGATGGGATAAGGAATAATAGTCCAGGGATTAGATATGTGATTATTTTATTTTGCGTTTGGTTGAATTTAAATTGAAGAATTAATTTAAATAGCCGTCCACGTAatcgcttaaactaaaaatagcccgTGAAGGTATAAttatgcataatttatgtattatacaTGTAAATTTGTGTATGAAATAACCTAAAAATTATGTAAATGGCTAGAAAAGTAAATAATTAATATAGCTGGCTATTTGTGTAAAATCCCTTTTTGAATTCGGGATTGCTCAATTTATACCACAATTTTGGTATTATTCTCGTGGAATAATAATTTCGGGATAAAATACTATAATGACGAAGATGCCCTTTTCTAATGCCATTTCCTCAAGTCCTTATaataattttggattaaaaaaacggaaaagggccaaatataTCCCTCTACTTTGTCCCGTTATACTTTCCTTTCAAAGTTTTATATTTGTCCCTAATTTAACGGCCAAGACACGTGAGAGATTGAATCCAACCCGACTCGTTACCCATGACCCGCCCAACGCTATTCCCCTTTTTCTCTTCTTAATCACAAGCATCCACATACTTCTCCTCTTCATTTTCATCAATTTCATGGAGTACCAAACATGGAGTCGGTATCGGAGGAGGAGAAGCAGACGAGTCGGAACTAAAAATCATTCAGAGTCTTAGCAGCGCCAGAAAGAATGTACGCGACGTTGGAAAAATATGGCCGGTGAGACAACTAGGGCTGTCGAGAAACGCCTGTTGTTTCGGCGACAGTGGTGTCGTAAGGACCAACGACGTATCTCTTTCACCAATTCTTAACAATTTTTGCTCCAGAACGAGAATCCATGGCGGCAATGAAGGGGTGAAGAAGTAGCTGTAATGAGTTGAATTACAGAGCATATGTTTATCACTATTAATGGAGTTATAAGTGGGTAAACCATTAAATTTGTGGGTTGAAGCATAGAGGTGGCTGTGGTGTGCAGCAGCCAAAAATTTCAATAGATGGCATGGAAATGGTTGCTGAATAAGcttcaaaagaaaaggagaataaCCCGAGCAGATGCCAAAACCATTTGAAAGGAAACAACAACTGTAGGTGTTCTGATTCGATTTGGGCAGCGGCACACATTATTACAATTTCATATAGCTACATGTTTTGATAATGATCTGCCTGGACAACCAAAAGTATGTTGATTTTCTTGATTATCCTTTTTGAACTGTTGGATCTTTTGAGAGGAAGACGAGGGGTGTTTTAAGAGGAGAATGGGTACGACTGGTCATGGGTTTTAGTTGGGTATGGGTTTTTCAATTTTGTGGGTTGGATCTTTTGATTAAATGCTGCCACGTGTTTTGGCAGTTAAAGTAGGGACAAATGACCCGGGGGACAAGATTAAACAATAAATGAAAATAGAGGATATATCTCACCCTTTtccataaaaaaaaataaagtttaTCCTAACTTATTTAGTACACACAAAAGGTAGCTTAGATTGAGAGGGATAATGAATATTCTTTTATAAAATATGAAGAAATATTAAATAAAAGCAACATCAACCGTTTGGAAAGTTTATCTTTTTTAAGTTTGTGTACTtaatttatttggtatttctgtttttcctttttctttgagaAGGGCACTCGAGACTCACCAGCATATCTAAATTCTAAGGAAAAAATGAGAAGCCAAAAAGACCATCTGATTAATCATAAAAAATGTATGATCTAAAACAGAAAGATAAAGACcgataaataagtcaggtgatttCAAATTACTGCTTTTTCACTTACTACTCAAATAATTTAATGTGAAGAACAATGTAACTTTCTTTTATCCATGCCAAAATTCATAATTTAATGGCCGAGAGCCTGAAAAGTGAAAATCAACCACCTCTGTCAAATTTTTATCCTTTCGATCGAGCCAGTTTCAGCCTCAACTGTTTAGTTCTTGAAAATGTTATTTCCTCTTCATTTGGACAAATGTTTTGTGTATTTTCTATAGGCTAGTAAACTCAAATACCTGACAGTTCAACATAGAAAAGAATGGAAAGGTAAATTAAAGTAACAGGCACTCAAAGAGTTGGATTATTGCTCAGTTTTTCGCCCGAGGAGTATTTTGGTCGCGTTGGGCAGATTGCATACTATTAGGTCAGACACCTTTTATCACTATTGGACAAATTTCTCCTCTTCACGAGAACAAGTAATGGCCACCATAGTAATTCCATCCATTTTATAAATCGAGAAAATCTCCTAGGCACATGTTACGAGACTGGATGGCTATTGAAAAATTGTTTTGCAGCAATCAACTTTCCTAGTCACTACTTTGTTTGCAAGAGCACCAAACTTGCTCTCAGCTCCTTGAACACACATCACTACATAAACAGACCTTACTGCTAGAATTAGGAGAGAACTGCAATTAGAATCGTTACTCTGTCCAAAATAAGTGGATATTGATACTAGTTAATTACATTGTTGCGCTTTATATATAGTTACATTGAAcgtttatatatatgtgtgtgtgtgtgtgtatagtagccaatgttgaagtttggcaaaatgccaaagtcccacattggttgggagttaagtttggggggatttttcccctataaaagaaggcctaatgtttaggattgaaacacacctctcatttgccttctcatctgtttaaggcatttgtatcttctctctttagtattatttcacttgtatttttggagtgaaataaaatattggttgtgtccgaggagtaggcaaaattagccgaacctcgtaaattctggtgttccctttattgttgctttattgtcttatttattatttggtggctgtcataatttttggtatagtagttgtgacttattcacactctatacatttggcttccgcaacaattggtatcagagccaaggtactgtctaagtatgctctgtggttgcagcatagtctgatcttccacatcagaaaagatttatcttggtaactgagtcaaggttctgtctgagtatgctctgtagttgcagcttagtctgatcttctacatcagaaaggaaataatcttgatttgtgtcgtcagctattaaataatatttgtgtcaaatatgggggacaataaacaagaagaatctacatcaagtgtcaacaatacgtcatcattggcatcttcgcttatgacaagaattgtgtcaaatgcgaaatttgcggtagaaatttttgacgggtccggacattttgggatgtggcaaggcgaggttctagatgtcctttttcaacaagggctagatctggccattgaagaaaagaaaccagatgttattggagaagaagattggagaattatcaaccgtgttgcttgcggtaccattcgatcctaccttgctagagagcagaaatatccatacacaaaggaaacttctgcaagtaaattatggaaagcactggaggataaatttttgaagaaaaacagtcaaaataaattgtacatgaagaagagactgtttcacttcacctatgttcctggtaccacgatgaatgaacatatcaccagtttcaataagttggtcacagatttgcaaaatatggatacaacttatgatgatggtgacttggccttaatgttgttggcgtcacttcctgatgagtacgagcaccttgaaactactctactccatggaaatgacgaaatttctctcagagaagtttgttcagctttgtacagctatgaacaaagaaagcgagaaaaacagaagggcggagaaggagaagcactgtttgtgaggggtcgtcctcaaaatcaaacgaggacaaagaagggaagatccaagtcaagatccagacccagtaaagatgaatgtgccttttgtcgagaaaaagggcactggaagaaagactgtccgaagttgaagaataaggccaaacataacaatggaaaggctattatggattcaaatgtagctgattgtgatgattcagacttctcattagttacaacagagtcatcaacatcatcagacatatggttgatggactcggcttgtagctatcatatgtgtcccaacagggactggttcatggaatttcaagaaggagaatatggagtcatccacacagcggataacagccctcttacctcatatggcattggttcaatacgattaaggaaccatgatggaatgatcagaacattgatagatgttcgatatgtaccggatttgaagaagaatctcatctctgtgggagccctagaatcaaaagggttcaaaatcattg
This region includes:
- the LOC104238048 gene encoding sister chromatid cohesion protein PDS5 homolog C-like isoform X5, which codes for MHDALSPLIKSLVADELLRHSDVDVKVAVASCVSEITRISAPNAPYDDDKMKDVFQLIVSSFENFHDECSRSYSKRALVLETVAKVRSCVIMLDLECDKLITEMFQHFLKEIRDFHSEDIFTYMATIMTVVLEESEEVTMELLTPLLATVKKHSKEVTPIAKKLVKTVFANCAPKLKPYLAQAVESLDLSLDEYSKSLTSVLEGTHIAVELGNDSSLRDQLAAGSKVARISLDEAGQMAESVREESCSDDVDHAVNKSSKSITSNGVSERNGESAAQTDSLIKVGNHDTGDLQDAAAKMTSKSDSDDSMVEKSMKSESRSAQAAKESAKKANSLINSAESSFQAPDDNEKEADGLPECRKNQNSDSESSTSDEPACEGFNSLEKKIEANLQHSTPKESEGDAINVAPTSPSRSLADECVGKKAGRGRPKKKKSSNKKQSVSKEVSEGTKNLEAKQVSRPSKEAPLEPSHEEKEDGSSSDAEAITPKQLGKKNEPRVKSQSQDGPSTKKDDGKKRAPAKARLVESTPSPDSPDKPAKDEGNQEEITKSAKRKQSSGKDRATEDVQYDESLVGLKVKVWWPHDRSFYEGVISAFDSGKRKHTVSYDDGEIEVLNLRKERWEFIQGDEVSEEDQIARPDVSSVVQKKKGRTIAESSAKHAKVEASPNSNLKGKSTKSGLKSRSEGKSDGRNEDDEPGSKSKAQPRKSTGKSVDDAEKVSGKSNIGSSTPKSKSEQESSSKTATKSKGKTPQSGSKPNANGTGKAKSSSSKVKETSDRKEKLTDPVKTPESTKDKLSVASKEQVSETKSGKKRGRGKR
- the LOC104238048 gene encoding sister chromatid cohesion protein PDS5 homolog C-like isoform X1, with the protein product MASSDKELEQQLVEAGNKLLQPLSSVDDELLLLLDRVESCLSRVEQSPAISMHDALSPLIKSLVADELLRHSDVDVKVAVASCVSEITRISAPNAPYDDDKMKDVFQLIVSSFENFHDECSRSYSKRALVLETVAKVRSCVIMLDLECDKLITEMFQHFLKEIRDFHSEDIFTYMATIMTVVLEESEEVTMELLTPLLATVKKHSKEVTPIAKKLVKTVFANCAPKLKPYLAQAVESLDLSLDEYSKSLTSVLEGTHIAVELGNDSSLRDQLAAGSKVARISLDEAGQMAESVREESCSDDVDHAVNKSSKSITSNGVSERNGESAAQTDSLIKVGNHDTGDLQDAAAKMTSKSDSDDSMVEKSMKSESRSAQAAKESAKKANSLINSAESSFQAPDDNEKEADGLPECRKNQNSDSESSTSDEPACEGFNSLEKKIEANLQHSTPKESEGDAINVAPTSPSRSLADECVGKKAGRGRPKKKKSSNKKQSVSKEVSEGTKNLEAKQVSRPSKEAPLEPSHEEKEDGSSSDAEAITPKQLGKKNEPRVKSQSQDGPSTKKDDGKKRAPAKARLVESTPSPDSPDKPAKDEGNQEEITKSAKRKQSSGKDRATEDVQYDESLVGLKVKVWWPHDRSFYEGVISAFDSGKRKHTVSYDDGEIEVLNLRKERWEFIQGDEVSEEDQIARPDVSSVVQKKKGRTIAESSAKHAKVEASPNSNLKGKSTKSGLKSRSEGKSDGRNEDDEPGSKSKAQPRKSTGKSVDDAEKVSGKSNIGSSTPKSKSEQESSSKTATKSKGKTPQSGSKPNANGTGKAKSSSSKVKETSDRKEKLTDPVKTPESTKDKLSVASKEQVSETKSGKKRGRGKR